A window of the Brassica napus cultivar Da-Ae chromosome A2, Da-Ae, whole genome shotgun sequence genome harbors these coding sequences:
- the LOC106416343 gene encoding uncharacterized protein LOC106416343, with amino-acid sequence MAKSLINSCIPILRRRQAIVTLVFFEQGSTKTLCDSKKHVAGEIMFEFSDQIVCHADSFFIGRPVPALAMDDYLLPGQTYFVLPIERFAYRILTTSCLSIFNSNLDEKVPSTNQPTLNFTAPSSPPPFEYSKGVNGKVLIKVSPVFIMSLICKNRNMRTKGEVIMECGESSEICNSPELKKQYDQLVGTREHIWSPKLQTISEHETRVSPLRFLGIIRRQQEVK; translated from the coding sequence ATGGCAAAATCTCTCATCAATTCTTGTATCCCTATCCTCCGTAGACGCCAAGCAATAGTCACGCTAGTTTTCTTCGAGCAAGGATCAACCAAAACCCTATGTGACTCCAAAAAACACGTCGCCGGAGAGATCATGTTCGAGTTTTCCGATCAAATCGTGTGCCATGCAGATTCATTCTTCATCGGCCGTCCCGTTCCAGCTCTAGCCATGGACGACTATCTACTCCCAGGTCAAACCTACTTCGTCTTACCGATCGAACGTTTCGCCTATAGAATCTTAACCACTTCGTGTCTCTCCATCTTCAACTCTAATCTTGATGAAAAAGTTCCGTCTACTAATCAACCAACGTTGAATTTCACCGCCCCGTCGAGTCCACCACCGTTCGAGTATTCTAAGGGAGTAAACGGGaaggttttgataaaagtttCTCCTGTTTTTATCATGAGTCTTATATGTAAAAACAGAAACATGCGCACCAAAGGAGAGGTAATAATGGAGTGTGGTGAAAGCAGTGAGATTTGTAATTCtcccgagctaaagaagcagtATGATCAGCTTGTGGGAACGAGAGAACACATATGGTCACCCAAGTTGCAGACGATCTCGGAGCATGAGACTAGGGTTTCTCCATTAAGGTTCTTGGGGATTATTCGAAGGCAACAAGAAGTGAAATGA
- the LOC106383848 gene encoding PH, RCC1 and FYVE domains-containing protein 1: MSRNGRMASDLSRAVPVERDIEQAIIALKKGAYLLKYGRRGKPKFCPFRLSNDETVLIWFSGKEEKRLKLSHVSRIISGQRTPIFQRYPRPEKEYQSFSLIYSERSLDVICKDKDEAEVWFSGLKALISHFRQRTRRTESRSDGTPSEANSPMTYTRRSSPLHSPFSSNDSLQKDGSDHLRIHSPFESPPKLDKALSDMALYAVPPKRFYPSDSGTISVHSGGSDSMHGHMRGTGMDAFRVSMSSAVSSSSHGSGHDEGDALGDVFIWGEGIGEGVLGGGNRRVGSSFDIKMDSLLPKALESTIVLDVQNIACGGQHAVLATKQGECFSWGEESEGRLGHGVDSNIQNPKLIDALNTTNIELVACGEFHSCAVTLSGDLYTWGKGDFGVLGHGNEVSHWVPKRVNFLLEGIHVSSIACGPYHTAVVTSAGQLFTFGDGTFGVLGHGDRKSVFTPREVDSLKGLRTVRAACGVWHTAAVVEVMVGSSSSSNCSSGKLFTWGDGDKCRLGHGNKEPKLVPTCVAALVEPNFCQVACGHSLTVALTTSGEVYTMGSPVYGQLGNSHADGKVPNRVEGKLHKSFVEEIACGAYHVAVLTAKTEVYTWGKGSNGRLGHGDVDDRNSPTLVESLKDKQVKSIACGTNFTAAVCIHRWASGMDQSMCSGCRQPFNFKRKRHNCYNCGLVFCHSCTNKKSLKACMAPNPNKPYRVCDKCFNKLKKTMETDSSSHSSLSRRGSINQGSDTIYKDDKLDSRSDGQLARFSLMDSMKQVDNRHKKNKKYEFNSSRVSPIPSRSSQRGALNIVKTFNPVFGASKKFFSASVPGSRIVSRATSPVSRRPSPPRSTTPTPTLSGLTTPRIVVDDTKRTSDNLSQEVVKLRSQVESLTRKAQFQEVELERTAKQLKEALAIASEETTRCKAAKEVIKSLTAQLKDMAERLPVGSAPARAIKSPSSLNSFGSSPGRIDPFNILNRPNSQESTEPNGVNTPMFSNGTITPVFGNGEATNEAQNEKEWVEQDEPGVYITLTALAGGARDLKRVRFSRKKFSEKQAEQWWADNRGRVYEQYNVRIVDKSNEEMPR; encoded by the exons ATGTCGAGAAACGGGAGGATGGCGTCGGATCTTAGCAGAGCTGTTCCCGTCGAGAGAGATATCGAGCAG GCAATCATTGCTCTGAAGAAGGGAGCTTACTTGCTAAAGTATGGAAGAAGAGGGAAGCCTAAGTTCTGCCCTTTTCGCCTTTCTAAT GATGAAACTGTTTTGATATGGTTCTCCGGAAAGGAGGAGAAACGTCTGAAGCTAAGCCATGTTTCTAGGATCATATCTGGACAACGCACT CCTATTTTTCAAAGGTATCCTCGTCCCGAGAAGGAATATCAGTCTTTTTCACTAATATACAGCGAGAGGTCTTTGGATGTG ATCTGCAAGGATAAAGATGAGGCTGAGGTGTGGTTTAGTGGTCTTAAAGCCTTGATTTCGCATTTCCGTCAAAGAACTAGGAGGACTGAATCAAGAAGTGATGGGACACCATCTGAAGCTAACAGCCCAATGACATATACCCGGAGAAGCTCTCCTTTGCACTCTCCATTTAGCAGCAATGACAGTTTGCAGAAG GATGGTTCTGATCACCTTCGCATTCACAGTCCTTTTGAGAGCCCGCCTAAGCTTGACAAGGCATTATCGGACATGGCATTATATGCAGTTCCTCCAAAAAGATTTTATCCCTCAGATTCTGGAACTATTTCAGTTCATTCTGGAGGGTCAGATAGTATGCATGGACATATGAGGGGTACGGGCATGGATGCTTTTAGAGTTAGTATGTCAAGTGCTGTTAGTTCCTCGAGTCACGGCTCTGGTCATGATGAGGGAGATGCGTTAGGAGATGTTTTCATCTGGGGAGAAGGCATAGGAGAAGGTGTTTTGGGTGGTGGAAACCGTAGAGTTGGAAGTTCGTTTGACATAAAAATGGATTCCTTATTGCCAAAAGCTTTAGAATCTACAATAGTACTTGACGTCCAAAATATTGCTTGTGGTGGACAGCATGCTGTCCTTGCGACAAAACAAGGAGAATGTTTTTCTTGGGGAGAGGAGTCTGAAGGCAGGCTTGGCCATGGTGTTGACTCCAATATTCAAAATCCTAAGCTAATCGATGCACTTAACACCACAAATATTGAGCTTGTAGCTTGTGGAGAGTTCCATAGCTGTGCAGTTACTCTTTCCGGGGATTTGTATACCTGGGGAAAAGGAGATTTTGGTGTTCTTGGACATGGAAATGAAGTCAGTCATTGGGTCCCTAAGAGAGTTAACTTTCTGTTGGAAGGGATACATGTATCATCCATCGCTTGTGGACCTTACCACACAGCAGTTGTGACCTCTGCTGGGCAGTTGTTTACTTTCGGTGATGGGACTTTTGGCGTTTTGGGCCACGGAGACAGGAAAAGTGTTTTCACACCTCGGGAGGTTGATTCTTTGAAAGGTCTTCGCACTGTCCGGGCAGCCTGTGGTGTATGGCACACAGCAGCAGTTGTGGAAGTCATGGTTGGGAGCTCGAGCTCGAGTAATTGCTCTTCTGGGAAGCTCTTCACATGGGGTGATGGCGATAAGTGTCGTCTTGGTCATGGCAATAAAGAACCAAAACTTGTGCCTACCTGTGTTGCTGCTCTTGTTGAACCCAATTTTTGTCAAGTGGCATGTGGGCACAGTTTAACGGTTGCACTGACAACATCAGGCGAAGTCTATACTATGGGCAGTCCTGTCTATGGTCAGCTGGGAAACTCACATGCAGATGGAAAAGTTCCAAACCGTGTCGAAGGTAAACTTCACAAGAGTTTTGTCGAAGAGATTGCCTGCGGTGCTTATCATGTTGCAGTCTTAACTGCGAAGACAGAGGTTTACACCTGGGGAAAGGGATCAAATGGTAGACTTGGTCATGGGGATGTAGATGACAGAAACTCGCCTACATTGGTAGAGTCGCTAAAGGATAAACAGGTGAAAAGTATTGCATGTGGAACTAACTTCACAGCAGCTGTCTGCATTCACAGATGGGCATCGGGGATGGACCAGTCCATGTGTTCAGGTTGCCGTCAGCCCTTCAATTTCAAGAGAAAGAGGCACAACTGCTATAACTGCGGACTAGTGTTTTGCCATTCGTGCACTAACAAAAAGTCTCTGAAGGCTTGTATGGCACCGAACCCGAACAAACCATATCGAGTGTGTGACAAGTGCTTTAACAAATTGAAAAAGACCATGGAAACTGATTCATCGTCTCATTCTTCTCTGAGTAGAAGAGGAAGCATTAACCAGGGATCAGATACCATATACAAAGACGACAAGTTGGATTCTAGATCCGATGGACAGTTAGCTAGATTTTCACTGATGGACTCCATGAAACAAGTGGACAATCGAcataagaagaacaagaaatacGAATTCAATAGTAGCCGTGTCTCGCCTATACCAAGTAGAAGCTCTCAACGTGGTGCGCTTAACATAGTCAAGACTTTCAATCCAGTGTTTGGAGCAtcaaagaagttcttctcaGCTTCTGTTCCTGGTTCTCGAATTGTGTCTCGGGCAACTTCTCCAGTATCAAGACGTCCCAGTCCACCACGTTCAACAACACCAACTCCCACTCTTTCGGGACTTACCACACCGAGAATTGTAGTGGATGATACTAAGAGAACCAGTGATAATCTTAGCCAAGAGGTTGTTAAGCTAAGATCTCAA GTTGAAAGTCTTACAAGGAAGGCACAATTCCAAGAAGTTGAGCTGGAAAGAACAGCCAAGCAACTCAAAGAGGCGTTGGCAATCGCTAGCGAAGAAACCACAAGATGCAAGGCAGCAAAAGAAGTGATCAAATCACTTACCGCTCAA CTGAAAGACATGGCTGAGAGGTTACCCGTTGGCTCAGCTCCAGCTCGAGCTATAAAGTCTCCTTCGTCTCTTAATTCATTTGGTTCCAGCCCTGGTCGCATTGACCCTTTTAATATCTTAAACCGACCAAACAGTCAAGAATCCACCGAGCCAAATGGAGTAAATACCCCAATGTTTTCTAATGGGACCATTACACCTGTGTTTGGTAACGGTGAAGCAACGAATGAAGCACAGAACGAGAAGGAATGGGTTGAACAAGACGAGCCTGGTGTCTACATCACTCTAACAGCCTTAGCCGGAGGTGCAAGAGACCTCAAACGCGTCCGTTTCAG CCGAAAAAAGTTCAGTGAGAAACAAGCGGAACAGTGGTGGGCAGATAACAGAGGAAGAGTTTATGAACAATACAATGTTCGAATCGTTGACAAATCCAACGAGGAAATGCCTCGGTGA